The proteins below come from a single bacterium HR11 genomic window:
- the cca_2 gene encoding CCA-adding enzyme, translated as MWTADFWAWAVERGLRVFWVGGTVRDWLLGRRPPDADVAVQVTGAARWADVVADFQRMVSTRGDSVVVLQAEKHTYRWVLRKDPAPETPDYRPQEAGASEPARWVDVVFFEGPVEDELARRDFTINAMAVEWTDRLMAHGAWVMGAAYDPSAVSHAPIIDPWGGRSDLERGILRVVRPENLWDDPVRIIRAYRLAAQLGFQIDPTTRRCLALEMPALTTVPGERLHVEVLKWLMAPHADAWIQAADEDGLWETLFPDVGPMKGCEQGGYHHKDVWGHTLEVVRAVGPVLETLGSDDRLRDLLRQARETSFAMGFPRYPFLKLAALFHDIGKPYVRSVRRPGVYAFIGHAEAGARIVDGLLERLRLSHPARTWVRWLVRHHMVPLEAWKAMGPERAAAYLLRRFGPEAVWLAVLSAADQFGKAGPRMEARRRDEFIAIARRVAERVLGGSPEEWTFPLRGADLVEVLGLTPGPAVGRLLERLRRDWERGRFDTREEGLAYARRWRMADGE; from the coding sequence ATGTGGACCGCGGATTTCTGGGCGTGGGCCGTCGAGCGAGGCCTGCGGGTCTTCTGGGTCGGCGGGACCGTCCGGGACTGGCTGTTGGGTCGGCGGCCGCCGGACGCCGACGTCGCCGTCCAGGTGACCGGGGCCGCCCGATGGGCCGACGTCGTCGCCGACTTTCAGCGGATGGTCTCCACCCGGGGCGACTCGGTCGTCGTCCTCCAGGCCGAGAAACATACCTATCGGTGGGTCTTAAGGAAAGACCCCGCGCCCGAGACCCCGGACTACAGGCCCCAAGAAGCGGGTGCGTCGGAACCGGCTCGGTGGGTCGATGTCGTCTTCTTTGAGGGTCCTGTCGAAGACGAACTGGCCCGCCGAGATTTTACGATTAACGCCATGGCCGTCGAGTGGACCGATCGGCTCATGGCTCACGGCGCATGGGTCATGGGAGCCGCCTATGACCCATCAGCCGTGAGCCATGCGCCCATTATCGACCCCTGGGGCGGCCGGTCGGACCTGGAACGGGGCATCCTGCGGGTCGTCCGGCCGGAGAACCTGTGGGACGACCCGGTTCGAATCATACGGGCTTATCGGCTGGCCGCCCAGCTCGGATTCCAGATCGACCCGACGACCCGGCGGTGTCTGGCCCTGGAGATGCCGGCCCTCACGACCGTCCCGGGCGAGCGGCTCCACGTCGAGGTCCTGAAGTGGCTGATGGCGCCCCATGCGGATGCGTGGATCCAGGCGGCCGACGAGGACGGCCTGTGGGAGACCCTCTTCCCGGACGTCGGGCCGATGAAGGGATGCGAGCAGGGCGGCTACCATCATAAGGACGTATGGGGCCACACGCTGGAAGTCGTCCGGGCCGTCGGTCCGGTCCTCGAGACGCTGGGTTCGGACGACCGGCTCCGAGACCTCCTCCGGCAGGCTCGGGAGACGTCCTTTGCGATGGGCTTCCCCCGGTATCCCTTCCTCAAGCTGGCGGCCCTCTTCCACGACATCGGCAAACCCTACGTCCGGTCCGTTCGGCGCCCAGGCGTCTATGCGTTCATCGGCCACGCCGAGGCCGGAGCCCGCATCGTAGACGGCCTCCTCGAACGCCTCCGGCTGTCTCACCCGGCCCGGACCTGGGTCCGATGGCTCGTGCGCCATCACATGGTCCCCCTGGAAGCCTGGAAGGCGATGGGACCCGAACGGGCGGCGGCCTATTTGCTCCGACGCTTCGGGCCAGAAGCCGTCTGGTTGGCCGTCCTGTCGGCGGCCGACCAGTTCGGCAAGGCGGGGCCCCGCATGGAGGCAAGGCGGCGGGACGAGTTTATCGCTATCGCCCGGCGGGTCGCCGAACGGGTCCTCGGGGGGTCGCCCGAGGAATGGACGTTCCCCCTCCGGGGGGCAGACCTCGTCGAGGTCCTGGGACTCACTCCGGGTCCGGCCGTCGGCCGCCTCCTGGAGCGCCTCCGGCGGGACTGGGAGCGAGGCCGCTTTGACACGCGGGAAGAAGGCTTGGCCTATGCCCGCCGATGGCGGATGGCGGATGGCGAATAG
- the gloB_1 gene encoding Hydroxyacylglutathione hydrolase has product MADFKKRLPLNVEGEFFVDATCIDCDTCRQLAPEVFTEGPGYSYVAAQPVTAEARRRAFRALVACPTASIGTTRPASAEVRAAVEDFPMHLEDGVYACGFNSPKSYGGHSYFIRHPEGNWLVDAPRFVAHLVRRFEAMGGVRYVFFTHRDDVGDGARYAAHFGSRRIIHRADRAAQPDAEVLIEGLDPVAFGSDFLVIPTPGHTRGHCVLLYKSRFLFTGDHLWWDRDEGRLSASRSVCWYSWAEQTRSMERLQAFSFEWVLPGHGERVRLPAHELRRQLADLVERMRRS; this is encoded by the coding sequence ATGGCGGACTTCAAGAAGCGGCTTCCCCTCAACGTCGAGGGGGAATTCTTCGTCGATGCGACGTGCATCGACTGCGATACCTGCCGTCAGCTGGCGCCCGAGGTCTTCACCGAGGGACCCGGCTACTCTTACGTGGCCGCCCAACCGGTGACGGCCGAGGCCCGCCGCCGGGCCTTTCGGGCCCTCGTCGCCTGTCCGACGGCGTCTATCGGGACGACCCGACCGGCATCGGCCGAGGTCCGGGCCGCCGTCGAGGACTTCCCGATGCACCTGGAAGACGGCGTATACGCCTGCGGCTTCAACTCCCCCAAGTCTTACGGCGGCCACAGCTACTTCATCCGGCATCCCGAGGGCAACTGGCTCGTCGACGCGCCCCGCTTTGTCGCTCATCTCGTCCGGCGCTTTGAGGCGATGGGCGGGGTCCGCTACGTATTTTTCACCCATCGGGACGACGTCGGCGACGGGGCCCGGTACGCCGCTCACTTCGGGAGCCGGCGGATCATCCACCGGGCCGACCGGGCCGCCCAGCCGGACGCCGAGGTCCTCATCGAGGGCCTTGACCCCGTGGCCTTCGGGTCGGATTTTCTCGTCATCCCGACGCCGGGTCACACGCGGGGTCACTGCGTCCTCCTCTACAAGTCCCGCTTCCTGTTCACGGGGGACCACCTCTGGTGGGACCGGGACGAGGGCCGGCTCTCGGCGTCCCGGTCGGTGTGCTGGTACTCGTGGGCCGAGCAGACCCGCTCCATGGAGCGGCTCCAGGCGTTCTCCTTCGAGTGGGTCCTGCCGGGGCACGGCGAGCGGGTCCGGCTCCCGGCTCACGAGCTACGGCGTCAACTGGCCGACCTCGTCGAGCGCATGCGTCGTTCATGA
- the yphA_1 gene encoding Inner membrane protein YphA, translated as MKWLTLIGRILYGGFFLYNGLNHFLNLNMLTGYAQSKGVPAPQWAVIVSGLMILVGGALVLLGWKVRLGAWLIVLFLIPVTFKMHAFWAETDNMRMIDMVNFTKNMALLGAALMIMLPTSWPLGLEKPGGAASS; from the coding sequence ATGAAGTGGCTGACCCTGATCGGACGGATCCTTTACGGGGGGTTCTTCCTTTACAACGGCCTGAACCATTTTCTGAACCTGAACATGTTGACGGGGTACGCCCAGTCCAAGGGCGTGCCGGCGCCCCAATGGGCCGTCATCGTGTCGGGCCTGATGATCCTCGTCGGCGGGGCGCTGGTCCTGCTGGGCTGGAAGGTCCGCCTGGGAGCGTGGCTCATCGTCCTGTTCCTGATCCCCGTGACCTTCAAGATGCACGCCTTCTGGGCCGAGACGGACAACATGCGCATGATCGACATGGTCAACTTCACGAAGAACATGGCCCTGCTCGGGGCGGCCCTGATGATCATGCTTCCGACGTCGTGGCCGCTGGGGCTGGAAAAACCGGGGGGCGCCGCCTCCTCGTAA
- the yphA_2 gene encoding Inner membrane protein YphA → MAEWWPIVHLIGRVLYGGYFVYEGLNHFLNLNMFTGYAQSKGVPAPRLAVIVSGLMILLGGLSILLGFHFRWGALLIVLFLIPVTFKMHNFWAETGDMRMIDMVNFTKNLALLGAALFIMATDGATWHFQVR, encoded by the coding sequence ATGGCCGAATGGTGGCCCATCGTCCATCTCATCGGACGGGTCCTCTACGGCGGCTACTTCGTCTACGAGGGCCTGAATCACTTTCTGAACCTGAACATGTTTACGGGGTACGCCCAGTCCAAGGGCGTGCCGGCACCCCGACTGGCCGTCATCGTCTCGGGCCTGATGATCCTCCTGGGTGGGCTGTCCATATTGCTGGGGTTCCACTTCCGATGGGGCGCCCTGCTCATCGTCCTGTTCCTGATCCCCGTGACCTTCAAGATGCACAACTTCTGGGCCGAGACGGGCGACATGCGCATGATCGACATGGTCAACTTCACGAAGAACCTGGCCCTGCTCGGGGCGGCCCTGTTCATCATGGCGACGGACGGGGCGACGTGGCACTTCCAGGTCCGGTAA
- a CDS encoding putative HTH-type transcriptional regulator — MKTRETTEAERLWTIGEVVAYLKPRFPGVTVSKIRFWEEQGLLRPRRTTGGHRLYCPADVERLALILHLRLRRHLPLRVVRAIVRRMEVDPQAEPTLMELFWQTAEANAWEARPIEDVRRELGWTAEDIEQAARLGFVFPCAETGRLEPEDIVILRLLDEVRRMTGVTLADLRPYVQAARRLARWETRLLRRAQQHAQAMGEKPDDLPRRLRETLQSLLRALYLRHVQKGLLDRWTGRSGETVSGAGSRPGPGTRDRRP; from the coding sequence GTGAAAACCCGGGAAACGACGGAAGCCGAACGCCTCTGGACCATCGGGGAAGTCGTCGCCTATCTCAAGCCCCGGTTTCCCGGGGTGACCGTCAGCAAGATTCGCTTCTGGGAGGAGCAGGGCCTCCTCCGGCCTCGGCGGACGACGGGCGGCCACCGGCTGTACTGCCCGGCCGACGTCGAGCGCCTGGCCCTGATCCTTCACCTTCGGCTCCGGCGGCACCTGCCCCTCCGGGTCGTCCGGGCCATCGTCCGTCGGATGGAGGTGGACCCCCAGGCCGAGCCGACCCTGATGGAGCTGTTCTGGCAGACGGCCGAGGCCAACGCCTGGGAAGCCCGACCCATCGAGGACGTCCGTCGGGAGCTGGGATGGACGGCCGAGGACATCGAGCAGGCCGCCCGCCTGGGCTTCGTCTTCCCCTGTGCCGAGACCGGCCGGCTGGAGCCGGAGGACATCGTCATCCTGCGGCTTCTGGACGAGGTCCGGCGGATGACGGGCGTGACCCTGGCGGACCTGCGGCCTTATGTACAGGCGGCCCGGCGGCTGGCCCGGTGGGAGACCCGTCTCCTACGGCGGGCCCAACAGCACGCTCAGGCCATGGGGGAGAAGCCCGACGACCTGCCTCGGCGTTTGCGGGAGACCCTCCAGTCGCTCCTGCGGGCCCTCTACCTGCGGCACGTCCAGAAGGGCCTCCTGGACCGCTGGACGGGCCGGTCGGGAGAAACGGTGTCGGGTGCCGGGTCCCGGCCGGGGCCCGGCACCCGAGACCGGAGACCTTAA